A genome region from Oncorhynchus masou masou isolate Uvic2021 chromosome 14, UVic_Omas_1.1, whole genome shotgun sequence includes the following:
- the syngr2a gene encoding synaptogyrin-2a translates to MESGAYGASLAGGDFDFMSFIKQPQTIVRILSWIFSIVVFATITGEGYVNPSLLPDTKCMFNRNDSACGFGVGIGILAFLACVVFIILDAYFPQISNAKERKNIVTVDLVFSGVWTLFWFICFCVLANQWSHTTEVAGIPVDAARAVVAFSFFSIVTWALLTKFAYTRYRQGVSDLDQGYTDPAKDYSTPYPSTSAYPPYPTSGPEGYQQSPFTPQNQENPAPYQPPSY, encoded by the exons atggaaTCTGGTGCCTATGGGGCCTCGCTGGCCGGAGGTGACTTCGATTTTATGAGCTTTATTAAACAACCTCAAACCATAGTCCGCATCTTGAGCTGG ATCTTTTCCATAGTGGTGTTTGCCACCATCACTGGAGAAGGCTATGTCAACCCTTCACTCCTGCCTGACACCAAATGCATGTTCAACAGGAATGACAGCGCATGCGGCTTCGGAGTGGGTATCGGAATTTTGGCCTTTCTCGCCTGCGTCGTCTTCATCATACTGGACGCCTACTTCCCTCAGATCAGCAACGCCAAAGAGAGGAAGAACATTGTCACCGTTGACTTGGTCTTCTCTG GAGTGTGGACGTTGTTCTGGTTCATCTGCTTCTGTGTCCTGGCCAATCAGTGGTCTCACACCACCGAAGTAGCAGGCATCCCTGTCGATGCCGCCCGAGCCGTAGTggccttctccttcttctccattGTCACTTGG GCTCTATTGACTAAATTTGCTTATACAAGATATCGCCAAGGAGTGAGTGACCTTGACCAGGGCTACACAGACCCAGCCAAAGACTACAGCACTCCTTACCCATCCACCTCCGCCTATCCCCCGTACCCCACCAGTGGGCCAGAGGGCTACCAGCAGTCCCCTTTCACCCCCCAAAACCAAGAGAATCCAGCACCATACCAGCCCCCGTCTTACTGA
- the LOC135554675 gene encoding soluble calcium-activated nucleotidase 1-like isoform X2, producing the protein MTVGQHSGRRRRRRKGPSPMPVSPGYTQLEQNDPCMNPLRISVGGLPMLASMTNTPDPRFRLNLKAIVALVLAISLVLLYMHLNPGSYSEVPSSRNWKSGHMAVDEVADRYNDTYPLSTPERTPQGMRYRIGVIADLDTDSRSDKKLTWFSYMRRGHLLVSESGTKVAVEWDAERVLLESHLAEKGRGMELSELVVFNGKLYSVDDRTGVVYHIDGSKAVPWVILPDGDGSVSKGFKAEWLAVKDEHLYVGGLGKEWTTTTGEVVNNNPEWVKVVGHRGDVQHQNWVPKYNLLRSAAGIEPPGYLIHESAAWSDSLQRWFFLPRRASKERYDETADERRAANLVLSCSPDFKDVTVNRVGPHNPTHGFSSFKFVPNTDNQIIVALKSEEDAGKIASYIMAFTLDGQILLPETKIGDVKYEGLEFI; encoded by the exons ATGACAGTCGGCCAGCAttcaggaaggaggaggaggagaagaaagg GTCCCTCCCCCATGCCTGTTTCCCCAGGCTACACCCAACTGGAGCAGAATGATCCGTGTATGAACCCCCTGCGCATCTCAGTCGGAGGACTTCCCATGTTGGCCTCCATGACCAACACTCCAGACCCCCGATTCCGCCTCAATTTGAAGGCCATCGTAGCCCTGGTCCTGGCCATTTCCCTGGTCCTCCTCTACATGCACCTGAACCCGGGCTCCTACTCCGAGGTCCCCAGCTCCCGTAACTGGAAGTCTGGCCACATGGCGGTGGACGAGGTGGCCGACCGCTACAATGACACTTACCCGCTCAGCACCCCCGAGCGGACGCCGCAGGGCATGCGCTACCGCATCGGGGTCATTGCCGACCTGGACACGGACTCGCGCAGCGACAAGAAGCTGACGTGGTTCAGCTACATGCGCCGGGGCCACCTGCTGGTGTCGGAGAGTGGCACCAAGGTGGCCGTGGAATGGGACGCGGAGAGGGTCCTGCTGGAGAGCCACCTGGCGGAGAAGGGCCGGGGCATGGAGCTGTCAGAGCTGGTGGTGTTCAACGGGAAGCTGTACAGCGTGGATGACCGAACGGGCGTGGTCTACCACATCGACGGCAGCAAGGCTGTGCCCTGGGTCATCCTGCCTGATGGGGACGGCTCCGTCTCCAAAG GGTTCAAAGCAGAGTGGCTAGCAGTAAAGGACGAGCACTTGTACGTGGGTGGCCTGGGGAAAGAGTGGACAACCACCACGGGGGAGGTGGTCAACAACAACCCTGAGTGGGTAAAGGTGGTGGGCCATCGGGGGGATGTGCAGCACCAGAACTGGGTCCCCAAGTACAACCTCCTGAGGTCCGCAGCTGGGATCGAACCTCCAG GTTACCTGATCCACGAGTCGGCCGCGTGGAGCGACAGCCTGCAGCGCTGGTTCTTCCTCCCACGCCGCGCGAGCAAAGAGCGCTACGACGAGACGGCCGACGAGCGCCGTGCTGCCAACCTCGTCCTCAGCTGCTCGCCGGACTTCAAGGACGTCACCGTGAACCGGGTGGGCCCGCATAACCCCACACACGGCTTTTCCTCTTTCAAGTTTGTCCCCAACACGGACAATCAGATCATCGTGGCTCTCAAGTCGGAGGAGGACGCTGGGAAAATTGCCTCGTACATAATGGCATTCACACTGGACGGCCAGATCCTGTTACCTGAAACCAAGATAGGAGACGTGAAGTATGAGGGTCTGGAGTTCATTTAG
- the LOC135554675 gene encoding soluble calcium-activated nucleotidase 1-like isoform X1, which produces MRLVKYSETLIVYRIEAKVTTTIHGYLTTGPSPMPVSPGYTQLEQNDPCMNPLRISVGGLPMLASMTNTPDPRFRLNLKAIVALVLAISLVLLYMHLNPGSYSEVPSSRNWKSGHMAVDEVADRYNDTYPLSTPERTPQGMRYRIGVIADLDTDSRSDKKLTWFSYMRRGHLLVSESGTKVAVEWDAERVLLESHLAEKGRGMELSELVVFNGKLYSVDDRTGVVYHIDGSKAVPWVILPDGDGSVSKGFKAEWLAVKDEHLYVGGLGKEWTTTTGEVVNNNPEWVKVVGHRGDVQHQNWVPKYNLLRSAAGIEPPGYLIHESAAWSDSLQRWFFLPRRASKERYDETADERRAANLVLSCSPDFKDVTVNRVGPHNPTHGFSSFKFVPNTDNQIIVALKSEEDAGKIASYIMAFTLDGQILLPETKIGDVKYEGLEFI; this is translated from the exons ATGAGACTTGTGAAATATTCTGAAACACTGATTGTCTATAGGATCGAGGCCAAAGTCACAACAACAATACATGGTTATCTAACTACTG GTCCCTCCCCCATGCCTGTTTCCCCAGGCTACACCCAACTGGAGCAGAATGATCCGTGTATGAACCCCCTGCGCATCTCAGTCGGAGGACTTCCCATGTTGGCCTCCATGACCAACACTCCAGACCCCCGATTCCGCCTCAATTTGAAGGCCATCGTAGCCCTGGTCCTGGCCATTTCCCTGGTCCTCCTCTACATGCACCTGAACCCGGGCTCCTACTCCGAGGTCCCCAGCTCCCGTAACTGGAAGTCTGGCCACATGGCGGTGGACGAGGTGGCCGACCGCTACAATGACACTTACCCGCTCAGCACCCCCGAGCGGACGCCGCAGGGCATGCGCTACCGCATCGGGGTCATTGCCGACCTGGACACGGACTCGCGCAGCGACAAGAAGCTGACGTGGTTCAGCTACATGCGCCGGGGCCACCTGCTGGTGTCGGAGAGTGGCACCAAGGTGGCCGTGGAATGGGACGCGGAGAGGGTCCTGCTGGAGAGCCACCTGGCGGAGAAGGGCCGGGGCATGGAGCTGTCAGAGCTGGTGGTGTTCAACGGGAAGCTGTACAGCGTGGATGACCGAACGGGCGTGGTCTACCACATCGACGGCAGCAAGGCTGTGCCCTGGGTCATCCTGCCTGATGGGGACGGCTCCGTCTCCAAAG GGTTCAAAGCAGAGTGGCTAGCAGTAAAGGACGAGCACTTGTACGTGGGTGGCCTGGGGAAAGAGTGGACAACCACCACGGGGGAGGTGGTCAACAACAACCCTGAGTGGGTAAAGGTGGTGGGCCATCGGGGGGATGTGCAGCACCAGAACTGGGTCCCCAAGTACAACCTCCTGAGGTCCGCAGCTGGGATCGAACCTCCAG GTTACCTGATCCACGAGTCGGCCGCGTGGAGCGACAGCCTGCAGCGCTGGTTCTTCCTCCCACGCCGCGCGAGCAAAGAGCGCTACGACGAGACGGCCGACGAGCGCCGTGCTGCCAACCTCGTCCTCAGCTGCTCGCCGGACTTCAAGGACGTCACCGTGAACCGGGTGGGCCCGCATAACCCCACACACGGCTTTTCCTCTTTCAAGTTTGTCCCCAACACGGACAATCAGATCATCGTGGCTCTCAAGTCGGAGGAGGACGCTGGGAAAATTGCCTCGTACATAATGGCATTCACACTGGACGGCCAGATCCTGTTACCTGAAACCAAGATAGGAGACGTGAAGTATGAGGGTCTGGAGTTCATTTAG
- the LOC135554675 gene encoding soluble calcium-activated nucleotidase 1-like isoform X3 has translation MPVSPGYTQLEQNDPCMNPLRISVGGLPMLASMTNTPDPRFRLNLKAIVALVLAISLVLLYMHLNPGSYSEVPSSRNWKSGHMAVDEVADRYNDTYPLSTPERTPQGMRYRIGVIADLDTDSRSDKKLTWFSYMRRGHLLVSESGTKVAVEWDAERVLLESHLAEKGRGMELSELVVFNGKLYSVDDRTGVVYHIDGSKAVPWVILPDGDGSVSKGFKAEWLAVKDEHLYVGGLGKEWTTTTGEVVNNNPEWVKVVGHRGDVQHQNWVPKYNLLRSAAGIEPPGYLIHESAAWSDSLQRWFFLPRRASKERYDETADERRAANLVLSCSPDFKDVTVNRVGPHNPTHGFSSFKFVPNTDNQIIVALKSEEDAGKIASYIMAFTLDGQILLPETKIGDVKYEGLEFI, from the exons ATGCCTGTTTCCCCAGGCTACACCCAACTGGAGCAGAATGATCCGTGTATGAACCCCCTGCGCATCTCAGTCGGAGGACTTCCCATGTTGGCCTCCATGACCAACACTCCAGACCCCCGATTCCGCCTCAATTTGAAGGCCATCGTAGCCCTGGTCCTGGCCATTTCCCTGGTCCTCCTCTACATGCACCTGAACCCGGGCTCCTACTCCGAGGTCCCCAGCTCCCGTAACTGGAAGTCTGGCCACATGGCGGTGGACGAGGTGGCCGACCGCTACAATGACACTTACCCGCTCAGCACCCCCGAGCGGACGCCGCAGGGCATGCGCTACCGCATCGGGGTCATTGCCGACCTGGACACGGACTCGCGCAGCGACAAGAAGCTGACGTGGTTCAGCTACATGCGCCGGGGCCACCTGCTGGTGTCGGAGAGTGGCACCAAGGTGGCCGTGGAATGGGACGCGGAGAGGGTCCTGCTGGAGAGCCACCTGGCGGAGAAGGGCCGGGGCATGGAGCTGTCAGAGCTGGTGGTGTTCAACGGGAAGCTGTACAGCGTGGATGACCGAACGGGCGTGGTCTACCACATCGACGGCAGCAAGGCTGTGCCCTGGGTCATCCTGCCTGATGGGGACGGCTCCGTCTCCAAAG GGTTCAAAGCAGAGTGGCTAGCAGTAAAGGACGAGCACTTGTACGTGGGTGGCCTGGGGAAAGAGTGGACAACCACCACGGGGGAGGTGGTCAACAACAACCCTGAGTGGGTAAAGGTGGTGGGCCATCGGGGGGATGTGCAGCACCAGAACTGGGTCCCCAAGTACAACCTCCTGAGGTCCGCAGCTGGGATCGAACCTCCAG GTTACCTGATCCACGAGTCGGCCGCGTGGAGCGACAGCCTGCAGCGCTGGTTCTTCCTCCCACGCCGCGCGAGCAAAGAGCGCTACGACGAGACGGCCGACGAGCGCCGTGCTGCCAACCTCGTCCTCAGCTGCTCGCCGGACTTCAAGGACGTCACCGTGAACCGGGTGGGCCCGCATAACCCCACACACGGCTTTTCCTCTTTCAAGTTTGTCCCCAACACGGACAATCAGATCATCGTGGCTCTCAAGTCGGAGGAGGACGCTGGGAAAATTGCCTCGTACATAATGGCATTCACACTGGACGGCCAGATCCTGTTACCTGAAACCAAGATAGGAGACGTGAAGTATGAGGGTCTGGAGTTCATTTAG